In Hydractinia symbiolongicarpus strain clone_291-10 chromosome 4, HSymV2.1, whole genome shotgun sequence, the following proteins share a genomic window:
- the LOC130641142 gene encoding uncharacterized protein LOC130641142, with translation MSTNNHVEMDANSLMEKQHEVDSDASTSETGFIQPIAGSINMFAAPQSKNDKFDESISEEIGEECEESVASDISTSFKEDEVDICPSSNDDDLNESFEIEDDEMVIPDNSADNKMILTCQPCKGKTIRNIKERDDELSSYEDSNFKLLSNPSSLCKKLTPLPPLNNRLGKLSPLNHKRDSSVFDLPPLPVTGSSSMLINNKDSPTQECQPLDDDDSNNDDDDVNFDDIDALLLDLDEFDSKRANKNPKAY, from the exons ATGTCAACAAACAACCATGTCGAAATGGATGCTAATTCTTTAATGGAAAAACAACATGAAGTTGACAGTGATGCATCAACAAGTGAGACAGGATTTATACAACCAATTGCTGGAAGCATCAATATGTTTGCAGCTCCACagtcaaaaaatgataaatttgatGAAAGTATTAGTGAAGAGATTGGAGAAGAATGTGAAGAATCTGTAGCAAGTGACATTTCTACTTCTTTCAAAGAAGATGAAGTTGACATTTGTCCTTCATCGAATGATGACGATTTGAATGAATCGTTTGAAATTGAAGATGATGAAATGGTCATTCCAGACAACAGTGCAGATAACAAAATGATTTTGACATGTCAGCCATGTAAAG GTAAGACGATCAGAaacatcaaagaaagagacgATGAACTATCGTCCTATGAAGACAGCAACTTTAAATTGTTATCAAATCCATCGTCACTGTGTAAAAAGTTAACACCTCTTCCACCATTAAATAATAGATTGGGAAAACTTTCACCATTGAATCATAAACGAGATAGCAGTGTGTTTGACCTTCCACCACTACCTGTAACTGGTTCATCGTCAATGTTGATAAACAACAAAGATTCTCCAACTCAAGAATGTCAACCGCTTGATGACGATGACAGTaacaatgatgatgatgacgtcaATTTTGATGACATTGATGCGTTGCTGTTGGATTTAGATGAATTTGATTCGAAACGAGCTAATAAAAACCCAAAAGCTTATTGA